Proteins encoded in a region of the Mixophyes fleayi isolate aMixFle1 chromosome 5, aMixFle1.hap1, whole genome shotgun sequence genome:
- the NHLRC1 gene encoding E3 ubiquitin-protein ligase NHLRC1 → MSSPAPKEISTMREFLDEAELNLLECKVCFEKYSQQQKHRPSNLPCGHVMCQDCVSSLCLPGNQRLECPFCRKGCRKMESSVCLPVLHLLEIIGRVIPDHLEARSTDCTSNPVSKLKSASFNPSTSFGGWGVLFNPTGIAFCQKTRCLVVAHDGKKRIARFTMNGKFIKQIGTKDGSANAIVYPVDVAITLDGYIAVTDAGDRSLKVFGQSGKCMLVVKQPFCLPWGLGINHKNEVIVSDPDAGSLVLVGANFDQGSIKKTLNIYSHLSHPREIAVCQTSGEVIVVEHLGQTNKNVSSTRVNILSNEMKLIRQIDSFSLSLFLPLAVHTSGVAFDQAGNILLADVNNRCVICLQKTEECNSLKYIVVSGLSYPVALAVVEDGSIAVLDSGNHSVLVCSP, encoded by the coding sequence ATGTCATCACCAGCACCAAAAGAAATCAGCACTATGAGGGAGTTTTTGGATGAAGCAGAACTGAACTTACTTGAATGCAAGGTCTGTTTTGAAAAGTACAGTCAGCAGCAGAAGCATAGGCCTAGCAATCTTCCCTGTGGCCATGTTATGTGTCAAGACTGTGTTTCCTCTCTTTGTCTCCCTGGAAATCAACGGCTAGAGTGCCCGTTCTGTCGCAAGGGTTGCAGGAAAATGGAGTCTAGTGTATGTCTTCCTGTTCTACACCTGTTGGAGATTATAGGGCGTGTGATTCCTGATCATCTGGAAGCTCGTTCCACAGATTGTACAAGTAATCCTGTATCAAAACTGAAATCTGCAAGTTTTAACCCTAGCACATCATTTGGTGGTTGGGGGGTACTGTTCAACCCAACTGGCATTGCATTCTGTCAAAAAACCAGGTGTTTGGTTGTTGCACATGATGGTAAGAAGAGAATTGCCAGATTCACAATGAATgggaagtttataaaacaaattGGGACAAAAGATGGTTCTGCAAATGCCATTGTTTACCCAGTTGATGTGGCAATCACGCTCGATGGTTACATTGCTGTGACAGATGCAGGAGATCGTTCCCTTAAGGTGTTTGGTCAATCTGGAAAATGTATGTTGGTTGTTAAACAGCCTTTCTGCTTGCCATGGGGTCTGGGCATCAACCATAAAAATGAAGTCATTGTCTCTGACCCAGATGCCGGCAGTCTTGTGCTTGTAGGTGCTAATTTCGACCAAGGAAGCATCAAAAAGACTTTAAACATATATTCACACTTGAGTCATCCTAGAGAAATTGCAGTCTGCCAGACAAGTGGAGAAGTTATTGTGGTAGAACACCTTGGGCAAACCAACAAAAATGTCTCCAGTACTAGAGTTAACATTTTGAGTAACGAAATGAAGCTTATAAGACAGATTGATAGTTTTAGTCTAAGCTTGTTCCTTCCCTTAGCCGTACACACATCTGGAGTGGCCTTCGATCAGGCAGGAAATATTTTACTAGCTGATGTAAATAATAGATGTGTAATTTGCTTACAGAAAACCGAAGAATGCAATTCCTTAAAATATATTGTTGTCAGTGGCCTGTCTTACCCAGTGGCACTAGCCGTGGTAGAGGACGGCTCTATTGCAGTTTTAGACAGTGGCAATCACTCTGTTCTAGTTTGCTCTCCCTAA